The following proteins are encoded in a genomic region of Periophthalmus magnuspinnatus isolate fPerMag1 chromosome 23, fPerMag1.2.pri, whole genome shotgun sequence:
- the rab3ip gene encoding rab-3A-interacting protein isoform X3: MACSSGSQSNAEPLEGFHEVNLASPTTPDLQNQAEQRPPVRHSTPPASLYRTHSLGAPPSGLPTSLRADQLPTQPVYSLPRHSHNGSVPGLEVDSADGEDGEECSALSDSLARLHSPSVMEVREKGYERLKEELAKAQRELLLKDEECERLSKVRDQLGQELEELTASLFQEAHKMVREANVKQANAEKQLKEALGKIDVLQAEVQALKTLVLSSPTSPVGELPSSGGKTPFRKGHSRNKSTSSAILGTQPDPSATQPIVRECREVDSHLFNEFKLWKEEPTLDRNCNFLERIYREDIYPCLTFNKSELGAAILEAVEQNTLSVEPVGFQPLPVVKASAVECGGPNGRLAELVT; this comes from the exons ATGGCCTGCAGCAGCGGCAGTCAGAGCAATGCAGAACCTTTGGAGGGGTTTCATGAGGTGAACCTGGCTTCACCCACCACACCTGATCTTCAG AACCAAGCTGAGCAGCGTCCTCCTGTTCGGCACAGCACTCCTCCAGCCTCTCTTTATCGCACCCACTCGCTTGGAGCGCCTCCTTCTGGTCTCCCCACCTCCCTGCGAGCAGATCAGCTCCCCACACAGCCCGTTTACTCATTACCAAGACACAGCCACAATGGAAG TGTTCCAGGCCTGGAGGTGGACTCTGCAGATGGGGAAGATGGCGAggagtgtagtgctttgagtgacAGCCTCGCTCGGCTACACAGCCCCTCTGTAATGGAAGTCAGAGAGAAAGGTTATGAGAGGTTAAAGGAGGAACTTGCCAAGGCCCAAAGG gAGCTGCTGTTGAAGGATGAGGAGTGTGAGAGGTTGTCTAAAGTCAGGGACCAGCTTGgccaggagctggaggagctcaCCGCCAGCCTCTTCCAG GAGGCCCACAAGATGGTTAGAGAAGCAAACGTTAAACAGGCCAATGCCGAGAAACAATTGAAAGAAGCTTTGGGCAAG ATTGACGTCCTCCAGGCTGAGGTGCAGGCACTGAAGACCCTGGTCCTCTCCTCTCCAACCTCCCCAGTGGGTGAACTCCCCTCCAGTGGGGGGAAGACACCTTTCAGGAAGGGGCACAGCAGGAACAAGAGCACTTCCTCTGCCATTCTAGGCACACAACCGGACCCATCGGCAACACAGCCGATAGTCCGAGAGTGTCGAGAG GTGGACAGTCACTTGTTCAATGAATTCAAACTATGGAAGGAAGAGCCAACGCTGGACCGAAACTGCAACTTTTTGGAGAGAATTTATCGTGAGGACATCTACCCATGTCTCACTTTCAACAAAAGTGAG TTGGGTGCAGCCATCCTGGAAGCTGTGGAGCAGAACACTCTCAGTGTGGAGCCAGTGGGTTTCCAGCCCTTACCTGTGGTCAAGGCTTCAGCAGTGGAGTGTGGTGGACCAAA TGGGCGATTGGCTGAGCTCGTCACGTAA
- the tmem19 gene encoding transmembrane protein 19 has product MDKDKDLLLKEYIKMMTDMIVLCATLALSLFFWVLSLTISTYYGTLQPVSPWRWLFSILVPLVLTIRAVKRRSLDGSGALGALLVGFVLTMANYSFFSSLLAFFITSSKLTRWGGAEKKKIDAEYKEGGQRNWVQVFCNGGVPTELALLYMIEVGPGEIPIDFGKQYSASWMCLSLLGALACSTGDTWASEVGPVLSKSKPRLITNWEEVPTGTNGGVTPIGLVASFLGGLVVGVAYFGTQLLFVGDLHLADPQWPIIVYGGVAGLLGSMLDSFLGANMQYSGFDSSIGKVVSYESATTQRICGKPILDNNAVNLFSSVLIALILPGLAWGAWPR; this is encoded by the exons ATGGATAAAGATAAGGATCTGCTGTTGAAAGAGTACATCAAAATGATGACTGATATGATTGTACTGTGTGCCACCCTGGCACTGTCTCTTTTCTTCTGGGTCCTCTCCCTCACTATCAGCACCTACTATG GCACTCTGCAgcctgtatctccatggaggtggttGTTCTCAATTTTAGTTCCACTTGTGTTGACCATTAGAGCCGTGAAGAGGCGCAGTCTTGACGGGTCAGGAGCCCTGGGAG CTCTCCTTGTGGGCTTTGTCCTGACAATGGCCAACTACagcttcttctcctctctactGGCATTTTTTATTACATCATCCAAACTGACTCGctggggaggagcagagaagaagaAAATTGATGCAGAGTATAAAGAAG GTGGTCAAAGAAACTGGGTTCAGGTTTTCTGTAATGGGGGTGTGCCCACAGAGCTGGCTCTTCTTTATATGATAGAG GTTGGTCCAGGGGAGATCCCTATAGACTTTGGAAAGCAATACTCTGCTTCCTGGATGTGTCTGTCTTTACTGGGGGCTTTGGCCTGCAGCACTGGGGATACTTGGGCATCTGAAGTTGGTCCAGTCCTGAGTAAATCCAAGCCACGACTCATCACAAACTGGGAGGAGGTCCCAACAG GGACTAATGGAGGAGTTACCCCTATTGGACTGGTTGCCAGTTTCTTGGGTGGACTGGTTGTAGGTGTTGCGTACTTTGGCACGCAGCTTCTGTTTGTTGGTGATCTTCACCTGGCTGACCCTCAATGGCCTATCATTGTGTATGGAGGTGTGGCAGGACTGCTGGGTTCTATGCTTGACTCTTTTCTTGGAGCTAACATGCAGTATTCTG GTTTTGACTCAAGCATCGGAAAAGTTGTAAGTTATGAGTCTGCCACAACACAGCGCATTTGTGGGAAACCAATTCTAGACAACAATGCAGTGAACTTGTTTTCCTCAGTTCTTATTGCACTCATCTTGCCTGGATTAGCCTGGGGTGCTTGGCCACGATAG
- the LOC117391513 gene encoding proline and serine-rich protein 2 isoform X1, giving the protein MDVHMKTSTRLQFGTNEATGHNPGNDELKFLSQEEQEILHFFEKTIDSLEQSLEEDELRPQMQAFNNSVVDGASKSGPNCRSNPKDQDIIDLVRPKPDLVETKNTAFTPTNPDFQSLVLSPESHFEVKPRSDPDSLPLTEYNPSLPDSHPVYHPPGSIPTPVLIAQKIAETQTGGSTVLSASSLLRRRSSEFDKSTSSNKQGPPTTTKPARYPANISVILGNREQQNSSLANINIEERRAQMLANLSGTTHPLLQEDLQQDQTETNSPTRSMSFRDPTPEKSRMEALSKLGLARNRASSGGMPLPSTPLEPLVGGGASTTNVEKNNLPEASTSTSNPPHVLASSKHSEISIAPNVVLPTTIRDPGTPPSSRPQERSRPAAVSTNIKLPETSPRSPLLSYRKPDAPLPDSHRGFETKYSPPAYSQNYFPPPPPPATQAETSAEFNSYGGKSIVLNPTASFKSELPPSPVSPEPKSLSPILAAPTEFNSYGGKSKVMTPIPVPASRRDLPDILSSHIDKSQTQHSENAPTESNNYGGKTRMFNPSGSANRPSEGSSRTVKPPAPTPAPRPPRHSYHGPTAVPKPPQRALSPDNKRRTGSLFRPQGITVQFSGKGASEESRKEALKKLGLLKD; this is encoded by the exons ATGGATGTCCACATGAAGACCAGTACCAGGCTACAGTTTGGGACAAATGAGGCAACAGGTCACAACCCTGGA AATGATGAGCTGAAGTTCTTGAGCCAAGAGGAACAGGAAATCCTCCACTTCTTTGAGAAGACCATCGATTCCCTGGAGCAGAGTCTGGAGGAAGACGAGCTGAGGCCCCAAATGCAAGCCTTCAACAATTCAGTAGTAGATGGTGCCTCCAAATCAGGGCCTAATTGCCGTTCCAACCCAAAAGACCAGGATATTATAGACTTGGTTCGGCCAAAACCAGACCTAGTGGAGACCAAAAACACAGCCTTCACCCCCACTAATCCAG attTCCAAAGTCTGGTTCTATCCCCAGAGAGCCACTTTGAGGTGAAACCTCGCAGTGACCCAGATTCTTTGCCCTTGACAGAATACAACCCTTCACTTCCAGACAGTCACCCAGTGTACCACCCCCCTGGCAGCATCCCGACTCCAGTTCTGATTGCTCAGAAGATTGCAGAAACCCAGACTGGAGGAAGCACGGTGCTGAGTGCATCATCTCTACTTCGACGGCGAAGCTCTGAATTTGACAAGTCAACCAGCTCCAATAAGCAAGgtcctcccaccaccaccaagcCTGCACGCTATCCTGCTAACATCAGTGTGATTCTTGGGAACAGAGAACAGCAGAACTCATCACTGGCCAACATTAACATTGAGGAGAGAAGGGCACAAATGCTAGCAAACCTCTCTGGGACTACACACCCTTTACTCCAAGAAGATCTTCAACAAGATCAGACAGAAACAAACAGCCCAACTCGTAGTATGTCTTTCAGAGATCCTACACCTGAAAAATCTCGCATGGAGGCATTGTCAAAATTAGGACTTGCAAGGAACCGTGCTTCGTCAGGGGGTATGCCACTTCCTAGCACCCCTCTAGAACCCCTTGTTGGTGGAGGGGCAAGCACTACAAATGTAGAGaaaaacaatcttcctgaagcaTCTACCAGCACTAGTAATCCCCCACATGTTCTTGCCAGCAGCAAACATTCAGAAATTAGTATTGCTCCAAATGTAGTACTCCCAACTACCATCCGGGACCCTGGTACCCCACCAAGTAGTAGACCACAGGAACGTAGTAGACCTGCGGCCGTATCCACAAACATCAAGCTCCCTGAAACCAGTCCTAGATCACCACTTTTGAGCTACAGAAAACCAGATGCCCCTTTACCAGATTCTCACAGAGGTTTTGAAACCAAATACTCTCCACCAGCCTACTCTCAAAACtactttcctcctcctcctcctcctgcaacACAAGCGGAAACTTCAGCAGAGTTTAACAGCTATGGAGGGAAATCTATTGTGTTGAACCCCACTGCATCCTTTAAGAGTGAACTGCCACCCTCTCCTGTAAGCCCTGAACCCAAAAGTCTTTCACCCATTCTGGCAGCCCCAACTGAGTTCAACTCTTATGGAGGAAAATCTAAGGTTATGACTCCCATCCCTGTGCCTGCTTCAAGAAGAGACCTCCCAGACATTCTTAGCTCACACATAGACAAGAGTCAAACACAACACTCTGAAAATGCTCCCACAGAATCAAACAACTATGGAGGAAAAACACGAATGTTCAACCCCTCAGGCAGTGCTAATCGCCCATCAGAAGGTTCCTCCAGGACTGTCAAACCACCAGCTCCAACTCCAGCACCAAGACCTCCACGGCACTCCTACCACGGGCCCACCGCGGTGCCGAAGCCCCCACAGCGGGCTCTGTCACCTGATAATAAGCGACGGACTGGTTCATTGTTCAGACCACAGGGAATCACGGTGCAGTTTTCAGGTAAGGGGGCGTCAGAGGAATCACGGAAAGAGGCGTTGAAGAAACTTGGGCTTTTAAAAGActga
- the LOC117391513 gene encoding proline and serine-rich protein 2 isoform X2, whose amino-acid sequence MQAFNNSVVDGASKSGPNCRSNPKDQDIIDLVRPKPDLVETKNTAFTPTNPDFQSLVLSPESHFEVKPRSDPDSLPLTEYNPSLPDSHPVYHPPGSIPTPVLIAQKIAETQTGGSTVLSASSLLRRRSSEFDKSTSSNKQGPPTTTKPARYPANISVILGNREQQNSSLANINIEERRAQMLANLSGTTHPLLQEDLQQDQTETNSPTRSMSFRDPTPEKSRMEALSKLGLARNRASSGGMPLPSTPLEPLVGGGASTTNVEKNNLPEASTSTSNPPHVLASSKHSEISIAPNVVLPTTIRDPGTPPSSRPQERSRPAAVSTNIKLPETSPRSPLLSYRKPDAPLPDSHRGFETKYSPPAYSQNYFPPPPPPATQAETSAEFNSYGGKSIVLNPTASFKSELPPSPVSPEPKSLSPILAAPTEFNSYGGKSKVMTPIPVPASRRDLPDILSSHIDKSQTQHSENAPTESNNYGGKTRMFNPSGSANRPSEGSSRTVKPPAPTPAPRPPRHSYHGPTAVPKPPQRALSPDNKRRTGSLFRPQGITVQFSGKGASEESRKEALKKLGLLKD is encoded by the exons ATGCAAGCCTTCAACAATTCAGTAGTAGATGGTGCCTCCAAATCAGGGCCTAATTGCCGTTCCAACCCAAAAGACCAGGATATTATAGACTTGGTTCGGCCAAAACCAGACCTAGTGGAGACCAAAAACACAGCCTTCACCCCCACTAATCCAG attTCCAAAGTCTGGTTCTATCCCCAGAGAGCCACTTTGAGGTGAAACCTCGCAGTGACCCAGATTCTTTGCCCTTGACAGAATACAACCCTTCACTTCCAGACAGTCACCCAGTGTACCACCCCCCTGGCAGCATCCCGACTCCAGTTCTGATTGCTCAGAAGATTGCAGAAACCCAGACTGGAGGAAGCACGGTGCTGAGTGCATCATCTCTACTTCGACGGCGAAGCTCTGAATTTGACAAGTCAACCAGCTCCAATAAGCAAGgtcctcccaccaccaccaagcCTGCACGCTATCCTGCTAACATCAGTGTGATTCTTGGGAACAGAGAACAGCAGAACTCATCACTGGCCAACATTAACATTGAGGAGAGAAGGGCACAAATGCTAGCAAACCTCTCTGGGACTACACACCCTTTACTCCAAGAAGATCTTCAACAAGATCAGACAGAAACAAACAGCCCAACTCGTAGTATGTCTTTCAGAGATCCTACACCTGAAAAATCTCGCATGGAGGCATTGTCAAAATTAGGACTTGCAAGGAACCGTGCTTCGTCAGGGGGTATGCCACTTCCTAGCACCCCTCTAGAACCCCTTGTTGGTGGAGGGGCAAGCACTACAAATGTAGAGaaaaacaatcttcctgaagcaTCTACCAGCACTAGTAATCCCCCACATGTTCTTGCCAGCAGCAAACATTCAGAAATTAGTATTGCTCCAAATGTAGTACTCCCAACTACCATCCGGGACCCTGGTACCCCACCAAGTAGTAGACCACAGGAACGTAGTAGACCTGCGGCCGTATCCACAAACATCAAGCTCCCTGAAACCAGTCCTAGATCACCACTTTTGAGCTACAGAAAACCAGATGCCCCTTTACCAGATTCTCACAGAGGTTTTGAAACCAAATACTCTCCACCAGCCTACTCTCAAAACtactttcctcctcctcctcctcctgcaacACAAGCGGAAACTTCAGCAGAGTTTAACAGCTATGGAGGGAAATCTATTGTGTTGAACCCCACTGCATCCTTTAAGAGTGAACTGCCACCCTCTCCTGTAAGCCCTGAACCCAAAAGTCTTTCACCCATTCTGGCAGCCCCAACTGAGTTCAACTCTTATGGAGGAAAATCTAAGGTTATGACTCCCATCCCTGTGCCTGCTTCAAGAAGAGACCTCCCAGACATTCTTAGCTCACACATAGACAAGAGTCAAACACAACACTCTGAAAATGCTCCCACAGAATCAAACAACTATGGAGGAAAAACACGAATGTTCAACCCCTCAGGCAGTGCTAATCGCCCATCAGAAGGTTCCTCCAGGACTGTCAAACCACCAGCTCCAACTCCAGCACCAAGACCTCCACGGCACTCCTACCACGGGCCCACCGCGGTGCCGAAGCCCCCACAGCGGGCTCTGTCACCTGATAATAAGCGACGGACTGGTTCATTGTTCAGACCACAGGGAATCACGGTGCAGTTTTCAGGTAAGGGGGCGTCAGAGGAATCACGGAAAGAGGCGTTGAAGAAACTTGGGCTTTTAAAAGActga
- the rab3ip gene encoding rab-3A-interacting protein isoform X1 — translation MACSSGSQSNAEPLEGFHEVNLASPTTPDLQNQAEQRPPVRHSTPPASLYRTHSLGAPPSGLPTSLRADQLPTQPVYSLPRHSHNGSVPGLEVDSADGEDGEECSALSDSLARLHSPSVMEVREKGYERLKEELAKAQRELLLKDEECERLSKVRDQLGQELEELTASLFQEAHKMVREANVKQANAEKQLKEALGKIDVLQAEVQALKTLVLSSPTSPVGELPSSGGKTPFRKGHSRNKSTSSAILGTQPDPSATQPIVRECREVDSHLFNEFKLWKEEPTLDRNCNFLERIYREDIYPCLTFNKSELGAAILEAVEQNTLSVEPVGFQPLPVVKASAVECGGPKKCALSGQTKTCKHRIKFGDSSNYYYVSPYCRYRITAVCNFFTYVRYIHQGLVKQQDSEQMFWEVMQLRREMSQAKLGYFKDEL, via the exons ATGGCCTGCAGCAGCGGCAGTCAGAGCAATGCAGAACCTTTGGAGGGGTTTCATGAGGTGAACCTGGCTTCACCCACCACACCTGATCTTCAG AACCAAGCTGAGCAGCGTCCTCCTGTTCGGCACAGCACTCCTCCAGCCTCTCTTTATCGCACCCACTCGCTTGGAGCGCCTCCTTCTGGTCTCCCCACCTCCCTGCGAGCAGATCAGCTCCCCACACAGCCCGTTTACTCATTACCAAGACACAGCCACAATGGAAG TGTTCCAGGCCTGGAGGTGGACTCTGCAGATGGGGAAGATGGCGAggagtgtagtgctttgagtgacAGCCTCGCTCGGCTACACAGCCCCTCTGTAATGGAAGTCAGAGAGAAAGGTTATGAGAGGTTAAAGGAGGAACTTGCCAAGGCCCAAAGG gAGCTGCTGTTGAAGGATGAGGAGTGTGAGAGGTTGTCTAAAGTCAGGGACCAGCTTGgccaggagctggaggagctcaCCGCCAGCCTCTTCCAG GAGGCCCACAAGATGGTTAGAGAAGCAAACGTTAAACAGGCCAATGCCGAGAAACAATTGAAAGAAGCTTTGGGCAAG ATTGACGTCCTCCAGGCTGAGGTGCAGGCACTGAAGACCCTGGTCCTCTCCTCTCCAACCTCCCCAGTGGGTGAACTCCCCTCCAGTGGGGGGAAGACACCTTTCAGGAAGGGGCACAGCAGGAACAAGAGCACTTCCTCTGCCATTCTAGGCACACAACCGGACCCATCGGCAACACAGCCGATAGTCCGAGAGTGTCGAGAG GTGGACAGTCACTTGTTCAATGAATTCAAACTATGGAAGGAAGAGCCAACGCTGGACCGAAACTGCAACTTTTTGGAGAGAATTTATCGTGAGGACATCTACCCATGTCTCACTTTCAACAAAAGTGAG TTGGGTGCAGCCATCCTGGAAGCTGTGGAGCAGAACACTCTCAGTGTGGAGCCAGTGGGTTTCCAGCCCTTACCTGTGGTCAAGGCTTCAGCAGTGGAGTGTGGTGGACCAAA AAAATGCGCCTTGAGTGGTCAGACCAAAACCTGTAAGCACAGAATCAAATTTGGAGATTCATCCAACTACTACTATGTATCTCCCTACTGTAGATACCGA ATCACAGCGGTGTGCAACTTCTTCACTTATGTGCGATATATTCACCAAGGGCTGGTTAAGCAGCAGGATt CTGAGCAGATGTTTTGGGAGGTGATGCAGCTCCGCAGAGAAATGTCTCAAGCCAAGCTGGGATACTTCAAAGATGAACTGTGA
- the rab3ip gene encoding rab-3A-interacting protein isoform X2: protein MACSSGSQSNAEPLEGFHEVNLASPTTPDLQNQAEQRPPVRHSTPPASLYRTHSLGAPPSGLPTSLRADQLPTQPVYSLPRHSHNGSVPGLEVDSADGEDGEECSALSDSLARLHSPSVMEVREKGYERLKEELAKAQREAHKMVREANVKQANAEKQLKEALGKIDVLQAEVQALKTLVLSSPTSPVGELPSSGGKTPFRKGHSRNKSTSSAILGTQPDPSATQPIVRECREVDSHLFNEFKLWKEEPTLDRNCNFLERIYREDIYPCLTFNKSELGAAILEAVEQNTLSVEPVGFQPLPVVKASAVECGGPKKCALSGQTKTCKHRIKFGDSSNYYYVSPYCRYRITAVCNFFTYVRYIHQGLVKQQDSEQMFWEVMQLRREMSQAKLGYFKDEL from the exons ATGGCCTGCAGCAGCGGCAGTCAGAGCAATGCAGAACCTTTGGAGGGGTTTCATGAGGTGAACCTGGCTTCACCCACCACACCTGATCTTCAG AACCAAGCTGAGCAGCGTCCTCCTGTTCGGCACAGCACTCCTCCAGCCTCTCTTTATCGCACCCACTCGCTTGGAGCGCCTCCTTCTGGTCTCCCCACCTCCCTGCGAGCAGATCAGCTCCCCACACAGCCCGTTTACTCATTACCAAGACACAGCCACAATGGAAG TGTTCCAGGCCTGGAGGTGGACTCTGCAGATGGGGAAGATGGCGAggagtgtagtgctttgagtgacAGCCTCGCTCGGCTACACAGCCCCTCTGTAATGGAAGTCAGAGAGAAAGGTTATGAGAGGTTAAAGGAGGAACTTGCCAAGGCCCAAAGG GAGGCCCACAAGATGGTTAGAGAAGCAAACGTTAAACAGGCCAATGCCGAGAAACAATTGAAAGAAGCTTTGGGCAAG ATTGACGTCCTCCAGGCTGAGGTGCAGGCACTGAAGACCCTGGTCCTCTCCTCTCCAACCTCCCCAGTGGGTGAACTCCCCTCCAGTGGGGGGAAGACACCTTTCAGGAAGGGGCACAGCAGGAACAAGAGCACTTCCTCTGCCATTCTAGGCACACAACCGGACCCATCGGCAACACAGCCGATAGTCCGAGAGTGTCGAGAG GTGGACAGTCACTTGTTCAATGAATTCAAACTATGGAAGGAAGAGCCAACGCTGGACCGAAACTGCAACTTTTTGGAGAGAATTTATCGTGAGGACATCTACCCATGTCTCACTTTCAACAAAAGTGAG TTGGGTGCAGCCATCCTGGAAGCTGTGGAGCAGAACACTCTCAGTGTGGAGCCAGTGGGTTTCCAGCCCTTACCTGTGGTCAAGGCTTCAGCAGTGGAGTGTGGTGGACCAAA AAAATGCGCCTTGAGTGGTCAGACCAAAACCTGTAAGCACAGAATCAAATTTGGAGATTCATCCAACTACTACTATGTATCTCCCTACTGTAGATACCGA ATCACAGCGGTGTGCAACTTCTTCACTTATGTGCGATATATTCACCAAGGGCTGGTTAAGCAGCAGGATt CTGAGCAGATGTTTTGGGAGGTGATGCAGCTCCGCAGAGAAATGTCTCAAGCCAAGCTGGGATACTTCAAAGATGAACTGTGA